A DNA window from Streptomyces bacillaris contains the following coding sequences:
- the tdh gene encoding L-threonine 3-dehydrogenase: MKALVKQKAEPGLWLMDVPEPEHGPGDVLIKVLRTGICGTDLHIRAYDGWAQQAVTTPLVLGHEFVGEVAATGSDVSDIAVGDLVSGEGHLVCGKCRNCLAGRRHLCRSTVGLGVGRDGAFAEYVVLPASNVWVHRVPVDLDIAAIFDPFGNAVHTALSFPLVGEDVLITGAGPIGIMAAAVARHAGARNVVITDVSEARLALARKVGVSLALNVADRTIADGQRELGLREGFDIGLEMSGRPEAMRDMVANMTHGGRIAMLGLPAEEFAVDWSRIVTSMITIKGIYGREMFETWYAMSVLLEGGLDLAPVITGRYGFRDFEAAFDDAASGLGGKVILDWTA; the protein is encoded by the coding sequence GTGAAGGCACTCGTCAAGCAGAAGGCCGAACCGGGACTGTGGCTGATGGACGTGCCGGAGCCGGAGCACGGCCCCGGGGACGTCCTGATCAAGGTCCTGCGCACCGGGATCTGCGGCACCGACCTGCACATCCGCGCCTACGACGGCTGGGCCCAGCAGGCGGTCACCACGCCGCTGGTCCTCGGCCACGAGTTCGTCGGCGAGGTCGCGGCGACCGGCTCCGACGTCTCCGACATCGCGGTGGGCGACCTGGTCAGCGGCGAGGGCCACCTGGTCTGCGGCAAGTGCCGCAACTGTCTCGCCGGCCGCCGCCACCTCTGCCGCTCCACCGTCGGCCTGGGCGTCGGCCGGGACGGGGCGTTCGCGGAGTACGTGGTCCTGCCCGCCTCCAACGTGTGGGTGCACCGGGTCCCCGTCGACCTGGACATCGCGGCGATCTTCGACCCGTTCGGCAACGCCGTGCACACCGCGCTCTCCTTCCCGCTGGTCGGTGAGGACGTCCTGATCACGGGCGCCGGGCCGATCGGCATCATGGCCGCCGCCGTCGCCAGGCACGCCGGTGCCCGCAACGTCGTCATCACCGACGTCAGCGAGGCCCGCCTCGCCCTGGCCCGCAAGGTCGGCGTCAGCCTCGCCCTCAACGTCGCGGACCGCACCATCGCCGACGGCCAGCGGGAGCTGGGGCTGCGCGAGGGCTTCGACATCGGCCTGGAGATGTCCGGCCGCCCCGAGGCGATGCGCGACATGGTCGCCAACATGACGCACGGCGGCCGCATCGCGATGCTCGGCCTGCCCGCCGAGGAGTTCGCCGTCGACTGGTCCCGGATCGTCACCTCGATGATCACGATCAAGGGGATCTACGGCCGCGAGATGTTCGAGACCTGGTACGCCATGTCCGTCCTGCTGGAGGGCGGCCTCGACCTCGCCCCCGTGATCACCGGCCGGTACGGATTCCGCGACTTCGAGGCGGCCTTCGACGACGCCGCGAGCGGCCTCGGCGGCAAGGTCATCCTCGACTGGACCGCCTGA
- a CDS encoding M24 family metallopeptidase: MSSPNEPAPPPVPFTAEDYRARMARAAESAAAVGLAGVVVAPGPDLVHLTGYRPVSTERLTLLVLRPGEEPVLVVPTLEAPDAAAATGAPALALRDWTDGMDPYAVTAPLLGDRGRFAVSDNAWAMHLLGLQRALPGTTYTALTEALPMLRAVKDAAELERLAAAGAAADATYEEILKVRFSGRREADVAADLAALLQHFGHSQVDFTVVGSGPNGANPHHEAGERTIERGDMVVLDFGGLKHGYGSDTSRTVHVGEPTAEEQRVHDIVREAQQAGCAAVRPGVACQEIDRAARAVITEFGYGERFIHRTGHGIGVTTHEPPYMIEGEEQPLVPGMCFSVEPGIYLPGRFGVRIEDIVTVTEDGGRRLNATARELAIVE, encoded by the coding sequence ATGTCCAGCCCGAACGAGCCCGCGCCGCCCCCCGTCCCCTTCACTGCCGAGGATTACCGCGCCCGGATGGCGCGGGCGGCCGAGTCCGCCGCCGCGGTCGGGCTGGCCGGGGTCGTCGTCGCGCCCGGCCCCGACCTCGTCCATCTGACCGGGTACCGGCCCGTCTCCACCGAACGCCTCACCCTCCTCGTCCTGCGCCCCGGCGAGGAACCGGTCCTGGTCGTCCCGACCCTGGAGGCCCCCGACGCGGCGGCTGCCACCGGGGCGCCCGCCCTCGCGCTGCGGGACTGGACCGACGGCATGGACCCGTACGCGGTCACCGCCCCGCTCCTCGGCGACCGGGGCCGCTTCGCCGTCAGCGACAACGCCTGGGCGATGCACCTCCTCGGCCTCCAGCGGGCGCTGCCCGGCACCACGTACACCGCCCTCACCGAGGCGCTCCCGATGCTCCGGGCGGTCAAGGACGCCGCCGAGCTGGAGCGGCTGGCGGCGGCGGGGGCCGCGGCAGACGCCACGTACGAGGAGATCCTGAAGGTGCGGTTCTCGGGGCGCCGGGAGGCCGACGTGGCCGCCGATCTCGCCGCGCTGCTCCAGCACTTCGGCCACTCCCAGGTCGACTTCACCGTCGTCGGCTCCGGCCCCAACGGCGCCAACCCGCACCACGAGGCGGGTGAACGGACCATCGAGCGCGGGGACATGGTCGTCCTGGACTTCGGCGGGCTGAAGCACGGCTACGGCTCCGACACCTCCCGTACGGTCCATGTCGGTGAGCCCACCGCCGAGGAGCAGCGGGTCCACGACATCGTCCGCGAGGCCCAGCAGGCAGGGTGCGCCGCCGTGCGGCCCGGGGTCGCCTGCCAGGAGATCGACCGGGCAGCCAGGGCGGTGATCACCGAGTTCGGCTACGGCGAGCGGTTCATCCACCGCACCGGCCACGGCATCGGCGTCACCACCCATGAACCGCCGTACATGATCGAGGGCGAGGAGCAGCCGCTCGTCCCCGGCATGTGCTTCTCCGTCGAGCCGGGCATCTATCTCCCCGGCCGTTTCGGGGTCCGGATCGAGGACATCGTGACCGTCACCGAGGACGGCGGCCGCCGCCTCAACGCCACCGCACGCGAGCTGGCGATCGTGGAGTAG
- the treZ gene encoding malto-oligosyltrehalose trehalohydrolase has protein sequence MRFEVWAPEADTVVLEAAEVRCPMERHPLREGWWSAEAEAVDGDRYGFRVDDGPLLPDPRSRRQPDGPDGPSAVVDQGAYAWRNGWAGRRLNRAVLYELHVGTYTPEGTFAAAAERLGHLAELGITHVSLMPVCPFPGVNGWGYEGVSLWAVHEPYGGPEGLKRFVDTAHGLGLGVVLDVVHNHLGPSGNYLPAFGPYFTDTHHTPWGAAVNLDAPGSDEVRAFLIGSALAWLRDYRLDGLRLDAVHALADTRALTFLEELSTAVDTLAAELGRPLGLIAESDLCDPRTTTPRTAGGLGLHAQWNDDFHHALHTALTGESQGYYADFARAPLAALAKTVTSVFFHNGTFSSFRGRSHGRPVDVSRSPAHRFVGYAQTHDQIGNRALGERLAASLAPGLQACSAALVLTGPFTPMLFMGEEWGARTPWQFFTDHTDPELAEAVRNGRRREFGAHGWAEEEIPDPQDPATRDRSCLDWTEPEREPHARLLAWYRELIALRRALPDLHDPDLASVKVAYDEDARWFAYRRGDVRVAVNLADRPVAIPLGLGRHRRSGGRVLAAWEPVVAPGADGVLRLPPESCVVLADE, from the coding sequence ATGCGGTTCGAGGTGTGGGCCCCCGAGGCGGACACGGTCGTGCTGGAGGCGGCGGAGGTCCGTTGCCCGATGGAGCGCCACCCGCTGCGCGAGGGGTGGTGGAGCGCGGAGGCGGAGGCGGTGGACGGGGACCGCTACGGGTTCCGGGTGGACGACGGGCCGCTGCTGCCGGACCCCCGTTCGCGCCGCCAGCCGGACGGGCCGGACGGGCCGAGCGCGGTGGTCGACCAGGGGGCGTACGCCTGGCGCAACGGGTGGGCGGGGCGGCGGCTGAACCGGGCCGTGCTGTACGAGCTGCACGTGGGGACGTACACCCCGGAGGGCACCTTCGCCGCGGCGGCGGAGCGGCTGGGCCATCTGGCGGAGCTGGGGATCACCCATGTGTCGCTGATGCCGGTCTGCCCGTTCCCGGGCGTCAACGGGTGGGGGTACGAGGGGGTCTCGCTCTGGGCGGTGCACGAGCCGTACGGCGGGCCGGAGGGGCTTAAACGCTTTGTCGACACGGCCCATGGGCTGGGGCTCGGGGTGGTCCTGGACGTGGTCCACAACCACCTGGGCCCGTCCGGCAACTATCTGCCCGCCTTCGGCCCGTACTTCACCGACACCCACCACACCCCGTGGGGCGCGGCGGTCAATCTGGACGCCCCGGGCTCGGACGAGGTGCGGGCCTTCCTGATCGGCAGCGCGCTGGCCTGGCTGCGGGACTACCGCCTGGACGGGCTGCGGCTCGACGCGGTGCACGCGCTGGCCGACACCCGGGCGCTCACCTTCCTGGAGGAGCTGTCGACGGCGGTCGACACACTGGCGGCGGAGCTGGGCCGGCCGCTCGGCCTCATCGCGGAGTCCGACCTCTGCGACCCCCGCACCACCACCCCGCGTACGGCGGGCGGCCTCGGACTGCACGCCCAGTGGAACGACGACTTCCACCACGCCCTGCACACCGCGCTCACCGGCGAGTCCCAGGGCTACTACGCGGACTTCGCCCGCGCCCCGCTCGCCGCCCTGGCCAAGACCGTGACCTCGGTCTTCTTCCACAACGGGACCTTCTCCAGCTTCCGGGGCCGCAGCCACGGCCGCCCGGTCGACGTCTCCCGCTCCCCCGCCCACCGCTTCGTCGGCTACGCGCAGACCCACGACCAGATCGGCAACCGGGCCCTCGGCGAACGCCTCGCCGCCTCCCTCGCCCCCGGCCTCCAGGCGTGTTCGGCGGCCCTGGTGCTGACCGGACCGTTCACGCCGATGCTCTTCATGGGCGAGGAGTGGGGGGCGCGCACGCCCTGGCAGTTCTTCACCGACCACACCGATCCGGAGCTGGCGGAGGCCGTACGCAACGGCAGGCGGCGGGAGTTCGGCGCGCACGGGTGGGCGGAGGAGGAGATCCCGGACCCGCAGGACCCGGCGACCCGCGACCGCTCCTGTCTGGACTGGACCGAGCCGGAGCGCGAACCGCACGCGCGGCTGCTCGCCTGGTACCGCGAACTCATCGCGCTGCGGCGGGCGTTGCCCGACCTCCACGATCCGGACCTGGCGTCGGTGAAGGTCGCCTACGACGAGGACGCCCGCTGGTTCGCGTATCGCAGGGGCGATGTGCGGGTCGCGGTCAATCTGGCCGACCGGCCGGTGGCGATCCCGCTGGGTCTCGGGCGCCACCGCCGGTCCGGCGGACGGGTGTTGGCGGCCTGGGAGCCGGTGGTGGCGCCGGGGGCGGACGGGGTGCTGCGGCTGCCGCCGGAGTCGTGCGTGGTGCTGGCGGACGAGTGA
- a CDS encoding low temperature requirement protein A: MESTQSAAPAPAERHAGWNELFFDLVVVAGAGQLAHLLHDGPDPADLALYAVLYLAFWTTWAGFAVYGDIAASETRVRTLLVAMFGMAVMAASVHTVQTGHAVAFVIAYVALRWQAGRVWQRGSIVVDWPLAQFGSGAVPWLVSLFVDAPLRYWLWALGIALDIVTLLVSTRDRTLRRAHERAARRRDGRPPPGPAHGPAAGPPRLSESRIDAAHMGERLGLYVIIVLGEGVIQIIGAASERDDWDGPLAATGLGAFGLLAGICTLSLLYGTNGIPHLRKGTLAPRLAMLLHAVMTGFLVALATALGSAITHVDDVLPRGQHWLLCGAVAGYFAAGLVAALPLANRSDRVWLLGWALPCLAVSVTLAPLGERLPAWATIWILVALVCWQILYDPGRAGKPPSGRRGWGGRIRRTARIV; the protein is encoded by the coding sequence ATGGAGTCGACGCAGAGCGCCGCACCGGCACCGGCCGAGCGGCACGCCGGGTGGAACGAGCTGTTCTTCGACCTGGTCGTCGTCGCCGGGGCGGGGCAGCTCGCGCATCTGCTGCACGACGGCCCGGACCCGGCGGACCTCGCCCTGTACGCGGTCCTCTACCTGGCCTTCTGGACCACCTGGGCCGGGTTCGCCGTCTACGGGGACATCGCGGCCTCCGAGACCCGGGTCCGCACGCTGCTGGTCGCGATGTTCGGCATGGCCGTGATGGCAGCCTCCGTGCACACCGTGCAGACCGGCCACGCGGTCGCCTTCGTGATCGCCTATGTCGCGCTGCGCTGGCAGGCGGGCCGTGTCTGGCAGCGGGGCAGCATCGTGGTGGACTGGCCGCTGGCCCAGTTCGGTTCGGGTGCGGTGCCCTGGCTCGTCTCGCTCTTCGTGGACGCGCCGCTGCGGTACTGGCTCTGGGCCCTGGGCATCGCCCTGGACATCGTCACCCTGCTGGTCTCCACCCGTGACCGCACCCTGCGCCGGGCCCACGAGCGGGCCGCGCGCCGGCGCGACGGCCGCCCGCCGCCGGGCCCCGCGCACGGCCCGGCCGCCGGACCGCCCCGGCTCAGCGAGTCCCGGATCGACGCCGCGCACATGGGCGAGCGGCTGGGGCTGTACGTGATCATCGTGCTGGGCGAGGGCGTCATCCAGATCATCGGCGCCGCGTCCGAACGGGACGACTGGGACGGGCCGCTCGCCGCCACCGGGCTCGGGGCCTTCGGCCTGCTGGCCGGGATCTGCACGCTGAGCCTGCTCTACGGCACCAACGGGATCCCCCATCTGCGCAAGGGCACCCTCGCGCCGAGGCTGGCGATGCTGCTGCACGCCGTGATGACCGGCTTCCTGGTCGCGCTGGCCACCGCGCTGGGCTCGGCCATCACGCACGTCGACGACGTCCTGCCGAGGGGCCAGCACTGGCTGCTGTGCGGGGCGGTGGCCGGGTACTTCGCAGCGGGCCTGGTCGCGGCGCTGCCCCTGGCGAACCGGTCCGACCGGGTGTGGCTGCTGGGGTGGGCGCTGCCCTGTCTGGCCGTGTCGGTGACGCTCGCCCCGCTCGGGGAGCGACTGCCGGCCTGGGCCACGATCTGGATCCTGGTGGCCCTGGTCTGCTGGCAGATCCTGTACGACCCGGGGCGGGCGGGGAAGCCGCCGTCGGGGCGGCGGGGGTGGGGCGGGAGGATCCGGCGTACGGCGCGGATCGTTTGA
- a CDS encoding VOC family protein: MSHIALVTLVVRDYDEAVAFYRDALGFELVEDTDRGDGSRWVVVRPRGAADGTGLLLARAKDGAQEASVGAQTGGRVGFFLHTEDFAADHARMSAAGVRFLEEPRHETYGSVAVFEDLYGNRWDLLQPAPARS, encoded by the coding sequence ATGTCCCACATCGCCCTGGTCACCCTGGTCGTCCGCGACTACGACGAGGCCGTCGCCTTCTACCGCGACGCGCTCGGCTTCGAGCTGGTGGAGGACACCGACCGGGGCGACGGCTCCCGCTGGGTGGTCGTGCGCCCGCGCGGGGCGGCGGACGGTACGGGGCTGCTGCTGGCCCGCGCGAAGGACGGGGCGCAGGAGGCGAGCGTGGGGGCGCAGACGGGCGGGCGGGTCGGCTTCTTCCTCCACACGGAGGACTTCGCAGCCGACCACGCCCGGATGAGCGCGGCGGGGGTGCGCTTCCTGGAGGAGCCCCGGCACGAGACGTACGGCTCGGTCGCGGTCTTCGAGGACCTGTACGGCAACCGCTGGGATCTGCTGCAGCCGGCTCCGGCCCGGTCCTGA
- a CDS encoding glycine C-acetyltransferase, whose translation MFDSVRDDLRTTLDEIRAAGLHKPERVIGTPQSATVAVTAGGRPGEVLNFCANNYLGLADHPEVIAAAHEALDRWGYGLASVRFICGTQEVHKELEQRLSAFLGQEDTILYSSCFDANGGVFETILGPEDAVISDALNHASIIDGIRLSKAQRYRYANRDLADLEKQLKEASGARRRLIVTDGVFSMDGYVAPLQEICDLADRYDAMVMVDDSHAVGFVGPGGRGTPELHGVMDRVDIITGTLGKALGGASGGYVAARAEIVALLRQRSRPYLFSNSLAPVIAAASLKVIDLLESAGDLREQLNANTALFRSRMTEEGFDILPGDHAIAPVMIGDAAKAGRMAELLLERGVYVIGFSYPVVPQGAARIRVQLSAAHSTADVNRAVDAFVDARAALEAEA comes from the coding sequence ATGTTCGACTCCGTACGCGACGATCTGCGCACCACCCTCGACGAGATCCGCGCCGCCGGACTGCACAAGCCCGAGCGCGTGATCGGCACCCCGCAGTCCGCGACTGTCGCCGTCACCGCGGGCGGCCGCCCGGGCGAGGTGCTGAACTTCTGCGCCAACAACTACCTGGGCCTGGCCGACCACCCGGAGGTCATCGCCGCCGCCCACGAGGCGCTGGACCGCTGGGGGTACGGGCTCGCCTCGGTCCGCTTCATCTGCGGCACCCAGGAAGTGCACAAGGAGCTGGAGCAGCGCCTCTCGGCCTTCCTCGGCCAGGAGGACACGATCCTCTACTCCTCCTGCTTCGACGCCAACGGCGGTGTCTTCGAGACGATCCTCGGCCCCGAGGACGCGGTCATCTCCGACGCCCTCAACCACGCCTCGATCATCGACGGCATCCGCCTCTCCAAGGCCCAGCGCTACCGCTACGCCAACCGCGACCTGGCCGACCTGGAGAAGCAGCTCAAGGAGGCGTCCGGCGCCCGCCGCCGGCTGATCGTCACCGACGGCGTCTTCTCCATGGACGGGTACGTGGCACCGCTCCAGGAGATCTGCGACCTGGCCGACCGCTACGACGCCATGGTCATGGTCGACGACTCCCACGCCGTCGGCTTCGTCGGCCCCGGCGGCCGCGGCACGCCCGAGCTGCACGGCGTCATGGACCGGGTCGACATCATCACCGGCACCCTCGGCAAGGCGCTCGGCGGCGCCTCCGGCGGTTACGTCGCCGCCCGCGCCGAGATCGTCGCCCTGCTCCGCCAGCGCTCGCGCCCGTACCTCTTCTCCAACTCCCTCGCCCCGGTCATCGCCGCAGCCTCCCTCAAGGTCATCGACCTGCTGGAGTCCGCCGGCGACCTGCGCGAGCAGCTGAACGCCAACACCGCGCTCTTCCGCTCCCGGATGACCGAGGAGGGCTTCGACATCCTCCCCGGCGACCACGCCATCGCCCCGGTCATGATCGGGGACGCGGCGAAGGCGGGCCGGATGGCGGAGCTGCTCCTCGAGCGCGGGGTGTACGTGATCGGGTTCTCGTACCCCGTCGTCCCGCAGGGTGCAGCGCGCATCCGCGTCCAGCTCTCCGCCGCCCACTCCACCGCCGACGTCAACCGGGCCGTGGACGCGTTCGTCGACGCGCGGGCGGCCCTGGAGGCGGAGGCGTAA
- a CDS encoding LysR family transcriptional regulator: MIDARRLRILRAVADHRTVTAAAAALYLTPSAVSQQLAALEQETGHRLVERGARGARLTSAGEILLSHANVVLAQLERAEAELAEYGAGVAGTVTVAAFATGIGLVLAPALTELARTAPGIRVKVQDAEGDASVPMVLDRQVDVAVAVEYRGAPAEDDRRLTRVPLYSEPFDAVLPVGHRLADQDQVAVADLAKDPWISPYPGNPCHDVVVLACEYAGFAPRFEHSSDDFRAVVALAGADAGVALVPRSALRGMELTGVVVRPVEGSAPTRRVFAAVRQGAEGHPLIRPVLDAMEAVAVREVGLARA; encoded by the coding sequence ATGATCGATGCGCGGCGGCTGCGAATCCTCCGTGCGGTGGCCGACCACCGCACCGTGACCGCGGCCGCCGCCGCCCTGTATCTGACCCCCTCCGCCGTCTCCCAGCAGCTCGCCGCCCTGGAGCAGGAGACCGGCCACCGCCTCGTCGAACGCGGCGCGCGCGGCGCCCGGCTCACCTCCGCCGGAGAGATCCTGCTCAGCCACGCCAACGTGGTCCTGGCCCAGCTCGAGCGGGCGGAGGCGGAGCTGGCGGAGTACGGCGCGGGCGTCGCCGGTACGGTCACGGTCGCCGCGTTCGCCACCGGCATCGGCCTCGTCCTCGCCCCCGCCCTCACCGAGCTGGCCCGCACCGCGCCCGGCATTCGGGTCAAGGTCCAGGACGCGGAGGGCGACGCGAGCGTGCCGATGGTGCTGGACCGCCAGGTCGATGTGGCGGTGGCGGTCGAATACCGGGGCGCCCCCGCCGAGGACGACCGGCGCCTCACCCGGGTCCCGCTCTACTCGGAGCCGTTCGACGCGGTCCTCCCGGTGGGCCACCGCCTCGCGGACCAGGACCAGGTGGCGGTGGCGGACCTGGCGAAGGACCCGTGGATCAGTCCGTACCCGGGCAACCCCTGCCATGACGTGGTGGTCCTGGCCTGCGAGTACGCCGGTTTCGCCCCGCGCTTCGAGCACTCGTCGGACGACTTCCGGGCGGTGGTGGCGCTGGCCGGGGCGGACGCGGGGGTGGCGCTGGTGCCGCGCTCGGCGCTGCGCGGGATGGAGCTGACGGGCGTGGTCGTCCGCCCGGTGGAGGGCAGCGCCCCCACCCGCCGCGTCTTCGCGGCCGTACGCCAGGGAGCCGAGGGCCACCCACTGATCCGGCCGGTGCTGGACGCGATGGAGGCGGTGGCGGTCAGGGAAGTTGGGCTGGCGCGGGCGTGA
- a CDS encoding nucleoside/nucleotide kinase family protein gives MDFLDLTGAAALTPATDRARRLAEAGARRVLGIVGPPGAGKSTLARRLAEALEGRAALVPMDGFHLAAAELDRLGRADRKGAPDTFDAPGYAALLRRLRDPDPVHPVYAPAFDRALEEPVAGALPIPPGVPLVITEGNYLLLDEGPWAPVRGLLDEVWYLDLDPEIRVRRLVERHVRYGKPPAYARAWVERSDEANARLVERGRDRADVVVRLPS, from the coding sequence ATGGACTTCCTGGACCTCACCGGAGCCGCCGCCCTCACCCCCGCGACCGACCGGGCCCGCCGCCTGGCGGAGGCCGGGGCGCGCCGCGTCCTCGGCATCGTCGGGCCGCCCGGCGCCGGCAAGTCCACCCTGGCGCGACGGCTGGCCGAGGCCCTGGAGGGGCGCGCCGCCCTCGTCCCCATGGACGGCTTCCATCTCGCCGCCGCCGAGCTGGACCGCCTCGGCCGCGCCGACCGCAAGGGCGCCCCCGACACCTTCGATGCGCCGGGGTACGCGGCGCTCCTGCGGCGGCTGCGCGACCCCGACCCGGTCCACCCGGTGTACGCCCCCGCCTTCGACCGCGCCCTGGAGGAGCCGGTCGCCGGGGCCCTGCCGATCCCCCCGGGCGTCCCGCTCGTCATCACCGAGGGCAACTACCTGCTGCTCGACGAGGGGCCCTGGGCGCCGGTGCGCGGGTTGCTCGACGAGGTCTGGTACCTGGACCTCGACCCGGAGATCCGGGTGCGGCGGCTCGTCGAGCGCCATGTGCGGTACGGGAAGCCCCCGGCGTACGCGCGGGCGTGGGTGGAGCGCTCGGACGAGGCGAACGCCCGGCTGGTGGAGCGCGGCCGGGACCGGGCCGACGTGGTGGTGCGGCTACCGTCGTGA
- a CDS encoding GH1 family beta-glucosidase, protein MPVPQFPPGFLWGASASAFQTEGAVDADGKGPSGWDAFAALPGRIKDGTDTTRATGFHDRYREDVALLAGLGADAFRFSVSWPRVVPGGSGAVNADGLDFYDRLVDELCAHGITPAPTLYHWDTPLPLEEAGGWLDRDTAYRFAEYAGIVAERLADRVPMWITINEPAEVTLLGYALGEHAPGRTLLFDALPAAHHQLLAHGLAVRALRAAGADNIGAAFSHAPVWTAGDSDEDRFGAELYDTLTNWLFADPVLTGRYPDDGLAALMPGPVTDDLKVISTPLDWYGVNYYNPTLVGAPRPEALETFSGFTMPSELPFGIREIEGYEKTGFGWPVVPEGLTEILTLLHRRYGDRLPPLHITENGCALEEPLADDRRVAYLESHLTALRAAMDAGVDVRGYFTWSLTDNVEWTEGASQRFGLVHIDFETLARTPKASYAWYRDLIRVQKQQHRNPAVEGAYAAPSE, encoded by the coding sequence ATGCCCGTACCGCAGTTCCCGCCCGGCTTCCTCTGGGGGGCCTCCGCCTCCGCGTTCCAGACCGAGGGGGCGGTGGACGCCGACGGGAAGGGCCCCTCGGGGTGGGACGCCTTCGCCGCGCTGCCCGGCCGGATCAAGGACGGCACCGACACCACCCGCGCCACCGGCTTCCACGACCGTTACCGCGAGGACGTGGCCCTGCTCGCCGGGCTCGGCGCCGACGCGTTCCGGTTCTCCGTCAGCTGGCCGCGCGTGGTGCCCGGCGGCAGCGGGGCCGTCAACGCGGACGGGCTCGACTTCTACGACCGGCTCGTCGACGAGCTGTGCGCCCACGGCATCACCCCCGCCCCGACCCTCTACCACTGGGACACCCCGCTCCCGCTGGAGGAGGCGGGCGGCTGGCTCGACCGGGACACCGCCTACCGCTTCGCGGAGTACGCGGGCATCGTCGCCGAACGGCTCGCGGACCGGGTCCCGATGTGGATCACCATCAACGAACCCGCCGAGGTCACCCTCCTCGGCTACGCCCTGGGCGAGCACGCCCCCGGCCGCACCCTTCTCTTCGACGCCCTGCCCGCCGCCCACCACCAGCTCCTCGCCCACGGCCTCGCCGTCCGGGCCCTGCGCGCGGCGGGCGCCGACAACATCGGCGCGGCCTTCTCCCACGCCCCGGTCTGGACGGCGGGGGACTCGGACGAGGACCGCTTCGGGGCGGAGCTGTACGACACCCTCACCAACTGGCTCTTCGCGGACCCCGTCCTCACCGGCCGCTACCCGGACGACGGCCTCGCCGCCCTGATGCCCGGGCCGGTGACGGACGACCTCAAGGTCATCTCCACCCCGCTCGACTGGTACGGCGTCAACTACTACAACCCCACCCTCGTCGGCGCCCCCCGCCCGGAGGCACTGGAGACCTTCTCCGGCTTCACGATGCCCTCCGAACTCCCCTTCGGCATCAGGGAGATCGAGGGGTACGAGAAGACCGGCTTCGGCTGGCCCGTGGTCCCCGAGGGGCTGACCGAGATCCTCACCCTGCTCCACCGCCGCTACGGCGACCGCCTCCCGCCGCTCCACATCACCGAGAACGGCTGCGCCCTGGAGGAGCCGCTCGCCGACGACCGCCGCGTCGCCTATCTGGAGAGCCACCTGACCGCCCTGCGCGCGGCGATGGACGCCGGGGTCGACGTACGCGGCTACTTCACCTGGTCGCTCACCGACAACGTGGAGTGGACGGAGGGCGCATCGCAGCGGTTCGGCCTGGTCCACATCGACTTCGAGACCCTCGCCAGGACGCCGAAGGCCTCGTACGCCTGGTACCGCGACCTGATCCGCGTCCAGAAGCAGCAGCACCGGAATCCGGCGGTCGAGGGGGCTTACGCGGCCCCCTCCGAATGA